In one window of Prevotella fusca JCM 17724 DNA:
- a CDS encoding zinc ribbon domain-containing protein — translation MAKKDPKELPVEEKLKNLFQLQTTLSGIDEKRALRGELPLEVRDLEDEIEGLHTRIEKIEQDIKEYQSAVTQKKGNILEAQASLERYNKQLDTVANNREYDTLTKEIEFQTLEIELCNKKIKEAQYKVEEKQKDLETNRALLEDRQHALEEKRNELDEIMQETREEEGLLKEKAAELETKIEPGLLRSFKRIRRGARNGLGIVYVQRDACGGCFNKIPPQRQLDVKIHKKIIVCEYCGRILIDPELAGVKVDKAAEEKPKKRRATRKKKEEEGE, via the coding sequence ATGGCAAAGAAAGATCCAAAAGAGTTACCAGTGGAGGAGAAGCTGAAGAATCTTTTCCAGTTACAGACAACACTGTCAGGTATCGACGAGAAGCGTGCACTGCGTGGTGAGTTGCCACTTGAGGTACGTGACCTGGAGGATGAGATTGAAGGTCTGCACACTCGTATCGAGAAGATTGAGCAGGACATAAAGGAATATCAGAGTGCTGTTACTCAGAAGAAGGGTAATATTCTTGAGGCGCAGGCAAGTCTGGAGCGTTATAACAAGCAGTTGGATACGGTTGCAAATAACCGCGAATACGACACACTGACCAAGGAAATTGAGTTCCAGACACTGGAGATTGAGCTTTGTAACAAGAAGATCAAGGAAGCTCAGTATAAGGTTGAAGAGAAGCAGAAGGACTTGGAGACCAATCGTGCATTGCTCGAAGACCGTCAGCACGCCTTGGAAGAGAAGCGTAACGAACTTGACGAGATTATGCAGGAGACACGTGAAGAGGAGGGCTTGCTGAAAGAAAAGGCTGCAGAACTGGAGACAAAGATTGAGCCTGGATTGCTCCGCAGCTTCAAGCGCATCCGCCGTGGTGCCCGCAATGGTCTGGGTATCGTTTACGTACAGCGTGATGCCTGTGGTGGTTGCTTCAACAAGATTCCGCCTCAGCGTCAGTTGGATGTGAAGATTCATAAGAAAATTATCGTGTGTGAGTACTGTGGTCGTATCCTCATTGACCCTGAGTTGGCTGGTGTTAAGGTTGACAAGGCAGCAGAGGAGAAGCCGAAGAAGCGTAGAGCAACACGCAAGAAGAAGGAAGAAGAGGGAGAATAA
- a CDS encoding Nif3-like dinuclear metal center hexameric protein, with protein MRSVKIKEVIDALERFAPLPLQESYDNAGLQVGLTEAEVSGALLCLDVTEKVVDEAISRGCNLIVAHHPLIFRKLAQVTDVNYVQRTVIKAIKNDIVIAAMHTNLDSAVGGVNYKIAEKLGLGNVRFFGRNKQVVSPLTGETVTGGDGVIGEFEEPLAADDLILLLKKQFDVECVQTNELLRREIRTVALCGGSGSFLLQDAVEAGADAFITGEMSYHEYFGHEQEIQLCVIGHYQSEQYTTEVLRDVIERECPGVKCFLSEINTNPIVYF; from the coding sequence ATGCGTAGCGTGAAAATAAAGGAAGTAATTGATGCCCTTGAACGGTTCGCGCCTTTGCCCTTGCAGGAAAGCTATGATAATGCTGGTCTGCAGGTTGGATTGACAGAGGCGGAAGTATCAGGGGCTTTGTTGTGTCTTGACGTGACGGAAAAGGTGGTAGATGAAGCCATCAGCCGGGGGTGTAACCTGATTGTTGCGCACCATCCGCTTATCTTCCGTAAGCTGGCACAGGTGACGGATGTGAACTATGTACAGCGAACGGTGATAAAGGCTATCAAGAATGATATTGTCATTGCAGCTATGCACACAAATCTTGATTCGGCTGTGGGTGGTGTAAACTACAAGATAGCTGAGAAGTTAGGACTTGGAAACGTGCGTTTCTTCGGTCGTAACAAGCAGGTGGTGAGCCCCTTGACAGGTGAGACGGTAACTGGCGGTGACGGTGTCATTGGTGAGTTTGAGGAGCCATTGGCAGCTGATGATCTGATTCTGTTACTGAAGAAGCAGTTTGATGTTGAGTGCGTCCAGACCAATGAGTTGCTTCGTCGTGAGATACGTACTGTCGCTCTCTGTGGCGGTTCGGGTTCGTTCCTTTTGCAGGATGCAGTTGAGGCGGGTGCTGATGCCTTTATTACAGGTGAGATGAGCTATCATGAGTACTTCGGTCATGAGCAGGAAATACAGCTTTGTGTCATCGGGCATTACCAGAGTGAACAATATACAACTGAGGTGCTGCGTGATGTCATTGAGCGTGAATGTCCGGGAGTAAAGTGCTTTCTGTCGGAGATAAATACGAATCCGATTGTTTATTTTTAG
- a CDS encoding Cbp1 family collagen-binding glycoprotein adhesin — protein MKRNKLTALMAFVGVVACTSCEEVKRPAPVRERINVTPPSREAEAISQLTASIDEISANLDAISAQEAMLRKTTEHENKKSKIILQIKELSELLAEKQKQIDKLLGEKVKKMDTPEKSSATIDNLYKMIGFLSSQLQEKGSRVAQLEQVASRKDVTVDQLRYIVMNQGNSVDGLRYRFSMEALERENAQLKAKERLKTKEPDSFTGVYYIIADKETLKEKGLLKTSLFSKKLNNNNITKDLFAEADSKELKTLTINSTSPKVLSQNPEGSYTLTRNEDGTTTLVITDAEKFWNVSRYLIIQE, from the coding sequence ATGAAACGTAACAAACTAACAGCTCTGATGGCATTTGTGGGTGTTGTGGCTTGCACGTCCTGTGAGGAGGTGAAGCGACCTGCACCTGTCAGGGAACGTATCAATGTCACGCCTCCATCAAGAGAGGCTGAGGCGATAAGTCAGTTGACGGCATCGATTGATGAAATATCGGCTAACCTTGATGCCATCTCTGCCCAGGAGGCAATGCTCCGCAAGACGACCGAGCATGAAAATAAGAAGTCGAAGATTATCCTGCAAATCAAGGAACTCAGCGAACTGCTTGCAGAGAAGCAGAAGCAGATTGACAAGCTGCTGGGCGAGAAGGTTAAGAAAATGGATACTCCTGAAAAGTCCAGTGCCACGATAGATAACCTTTATAAAATGATAGGTTTCCTTTCGTCACAATTGCAGGAGAAAGGTAGCCGTGTGGCACAGTTGGAGCAGGTTGCCAGCCGGAAGGATGTCACTGTAGACCAGCTTAGATATATCGTCATGAACCAGGGCAACAGCGTTGATGGGCTGCGTTACAGGTTCAGTATGGAGGCGTTGGAACGTGAGAATGCCCAGCTGAAGGCAAAGGAAAGGCTGAAAACAAAAGAACCTGACAGTTTCACGGGAGTCTATTATATCATTGCCGACAAGGAGACTCTGAAGGAGAAAGGACTCTTGAAGACATCACTCTTCTCGAAGAAGCTGAACAATAATAATATAACAAAAGACCTGTTTGCGGAAGCTGACAGTAAAGAACTGAAGACGCTGACGATAAATTCGACGTCGCCGAAGGTGCTGTCGCAGAATCCGGAGGGAAGTTATACACTCACAAGAAATGAGGACGGAACGACGACACTCGTCATTACCGATGCTGAAAAGTTCTGGAACGTGTCGCGCTATCTGATAATACAGGAGTGA
- a CDS encoding outer membrane beta-barrel family protein — protein sequence MAQQNVTFHIQQQTKEPVDAATLIITDQKTGKVVANGLTEADGKLSCQLTDGSYQLYCGAIGCRDTTVLFSIPDNNDTYNIYLRPDGTELENVVITARKRCPLVKMESGKISISVAQSYLANLGNSLDVLRHTPSVRLDSKGNLSLSALGSATVYVNGKRIRLQGEALTAYLRAIPSSNIASITTSTNPDASYDSEGASGIIDITLKNNNERGLYISTSHGVSFWNHLRQSSDFSMAYNKRTWQLGINYSHNIGHYDMEYGTDRIQDGDRNFSETDDTDKRNTYAGGLAFVFQPGKRHKLTLNTSVDALTGPGVTATTTWIYKGRETLHEILKARNDYTKQENTKYTTGIGYQFAITEQQSIAANADWIHVDGLSRNQQPNAFYSPDGKLLREDDYPAENKKTINILSSTADYRLKNSRGGELLAGVKAAKVESRNRFGFYAKGALDLTRSNRFTYQESNLEGYMQYAQQWKRLQASAGLRIEYMQTVGTLKSYQDGTVMEENKNCHTRLFPNLSVSYDLDNSSKLTLAYSKRQDKPRYEDLNPFEYLLDELTYWKGNPFIQPQISHKISLGYTKNSLSITLSYNQLNDYFTQLPDTYKKNCIVMTTKNIGKQKQLALDLVYNKRLTSWWDISTNIGAYYFVNHLDYETYREDYRRPSCNLTLSNDIQLPAKIRMELSAKYASKSQGRSYEMLKPSGSIDIGLSRRLLRDRLSLSLMVTDLLHTERWDSYGRKGALQLDIWGHSESRQVLFRVHYNFGSRKFETDKNKVKEAERL from the coding sequence ATGGCTCAACAGAATGTTACTTTTCATATCCAGCAGCAGACAAAAGAGCCTGTTGACGCAGCAACGCTTATCATTACCGACCAGAAAACAGGCAAAGTCGTTGCCAATGGACTGACGGAAGCAGACGGAAAACTAAGCTGCCAGCTCACGGACGGCAGTTACCAGCTGTATTGTGGAGCCATCGGATGCCGTGACACCACGGTTCTCTTCTCCATCCCCGACAACAACGACACTTATAACATCTACCTGCGCCCAGACGGAACAGAACTGGAAAACGTTGTAATCACAGCCCGTAAACGATGCCCGTTGGTAAAGATGGAAAGCGGAAAGATAAGCATTTCCGTTGCCCAGTCTTATCTTGCCAACCTTGGTAATTCCTTAGATGTTCTGCGCCATACACCCAGTGTGAGGCTTGACAGTAAAGGAAATCTGTCGCTTTCTGCCCTCGGCAGTGCTACCGTCTATGTGAACGGGAAGCGCATACGACTTCAAGGTGAAGCACTTACTGCCTATCTGCGTGCTATCCCGTCTTCCAACATTGCCAGCATTACCACCTCTACCAATCCCGATGCCAGTTATGACTCGGAAGGGGCAAGCGGTATTATCGACATCACACTGAAGAACAATAACGAGCGAGGACTCTATATTTCCACCTCGCATGGTGTTTCCTTCTGGAACCACCTGCGCCAGAGTTCCGATTTCAGCATGGCTTACAACAAGCGGACATGGCAACTGGGCATCAATTACAGTCACAACATCGGACACTACGACATGGAATATGGCACTGACAGGATACAGGACGGAGACCGCAACTTCTCGGAGACCGACGATACCGACAAGCGTAACACCTACGCTGGCGGACTGGCTTTTGTTTTCCAACCTGGCAAGAGACACAAGCTGACGCTGAACACATCGGTTGATGCCCTGACGGGACCTGGAGTTACAGCAACCACTACATGGATATATAAAGGTAGGGAAACACTCCATGAAATATTGAAGGCAAGAAATGACTATACCAAACAGGAGAATACAAAATATACGACGGGCATAGGCTATCAGTTTGCCATCACAGAACAGCAGAGCATCGCTGCAAATGCCGACTGGATTCACGTTGACGGATTGAGCAGGAATCAACAGCCCAATGCGTTCTACTCTCCTGACGGGAAGCTGCTGCGTGAAGACGACTATCCAGCCGAAAACAAGAAAACAATCAACATCCTGTCGTCAACAGCAGACTACAGACTGAAGAACAGCCGTGGTGGAGAACTGCTGGCAGGTGTCAAGGCTGCCAAGGTGGAAAGCCGTAACCGATTCGGCTTCTATGCAAAAGGCGCACTTGACCTCACAAGGTCAAACAGGTTTACCTATCAAGAGTCAAACCTTGAAGGCTATATGCAATATGCCCAGCAGTGGAAGCGGCTGCAGGCTTCTGCAGGCTTGCGAATTGAATATATGCAGACTGTAGGGACATTGAAATCCTATCAGGACGGAACAGTGATGGAAGAGAACAAGAACTGTCACACAAGGCTCTTCCCCAATCTCTCCGTCAGTTATGACCTCGACAACAGTTCAAAGCTCACACTCGCCTACAGCAAACGACAGGACAAACCGAGATATGAAGACCTCAACCCCTTTGAATATCTGCTGGACGAGCTGACCTACTGGAAAGGAAATCCGTTTATCCAACCGCAGATAAGCCATAAGATTTCATTAGGCTACACTAAGAACAGCCTTAGCATTACCCTATCCTACAACCAGCTGAATGACTATTTCACTCAACTTCCCGACACTTACAAGAAGAACTGTATTGTCATGACAACCAAGAACATCGGCAAGCAGAAGCAGCTGGCACTTGACCTTGTCTATAACAAACGCCTTACATCATGGTGGGACATCAGTACAAACATCGGTGCCTATTACTTTGTCAACCATCTTGACTACGAAACCTACAGAGAAGATTATCGTCGACCATCCTGCAACCTTACCCTTTCAAACGACATACAACTGCCTGCAAAGATACGTATGGAGCTGTCTGCCAAATATGCAAGCAAGTCTCAAGGCAGGAGTTATGAGATGCTCAAGCCAAGCGGAAGCATAGACATCGGACTGAGCAGACGGCTGCTCCGTGACCGTCTCTCACTATCCTTGATGGTTACCGACCTCCTCCACACTGAGCGTTGGGACAGTTACGGACGCAAGGGGGCATTGCAGTTGGACATCTGGGGGCACAGCGAAAGCCGACAGGTACTCTTCCGTGTACACTATAACTTCGGAAGCAGGAAGTTTGAAACGGACAAGAATAAGGTGAAAGAGGCTGAACGTCTGTAG
- a CDS encoding peptidylprolyl isomerase, translated as MATRLKIKTTEGDITIRLYDETPRHRDNFLKLAKEGYFDSTIFHRVIKDFMIQGGDPDSKDAPKGKMLGTGGPDYTIPAEFVYPQYFHKRGALSAARTGDEVNPKRESSGSQFYIVWGKTYKPTELKQMEHQMAMQQEQEVFNQLTKKHHEEIMNFRRNRDREGLQALQEQLIEETKNHCKQQGKPVFTDEQTEIYTTVGGTPFLDNQYTVFGEVEEGLDVVERIQNCNTDRNDRPTEDIRIEAVDTL; from the coding sequence ATGGCAACAAGACTTAAAATAAAGACAACAGAGGGGGATATAACCATCCGTCTCTATGACGAGACTCCAAGACATCGTGATAACTTTCTGAAGTTGGCGAAAGAGGGCTACTTTGACAGCACCATCTTCCACCGAGTAATAAAAGACTTCATGATACAAGGTGGCGACCCAGACAGCAAGGATGCCCCTAAGGGTAAGATGTTAGGTACGGGCGGACCAGACTATACAATCCCTGCAGAGTTTGTTTACCCTCAATACTTCCACAAACGTGGTGCTTTGAGTGCCGCCCGAACCGGCGACGAGGTAAATCCAAAGCGGGAAAGCAGTGGCAGCCAGTTCTACATCGTATGGGGAAAGACCTACAAGCCTACCGAACTGAAACAAATGGAGCATCAGATGGCTATGCAGCAGGAACAGGAAGTATTCAACCAACTTACCAAGAAGCATCATGAAGAGATTATGAACTTCAGACGTAACCGTGACCGTGAAGGACTACAGGCTTTACAGGAACAGCTGATTGAAGAAACCAAAAACCACTGCAAGCAGCAAGGAAAACCCGTCTTCACTGACGAACAGACAGAAATCTATACCACCGTTGGCGGCACACCATTCCTTGACAACCAATATACCGTCTTCGGCGAGGTTGAAGAAGGTCTTGATGTTGTCGAACGTATCCAGAACTGCAATACCGACCGCAACGACCGTCCGACAGAAGATATAAGAATTGAAGCTGTAGACACGTTATAG